The Rhinopithecus roxellana isolate Shanxi Qingling chromosome 9, ASM756505v1, whole genome shotgun sequence genome contains a region encoding:
- the SFTPC gene encoding pulmonary surfactant-associated protein C isoform X1 produces the protein MPTGTPRCLQCLALPLAGCPPGSGPVLHPGHTWESRRGQHSTCSKMDVGSKEVLMESPPDYSAAPRGRFGIPCCPVHLKRLLIVVVVVVLVIVVIVGALLMGLHMSQKHTEMVLEMSIGAPEAQQHLALSGHLGTTATFSIGSTGLVVYDYQRLLIAYKPAPGTCCYIMKTAPESIPGLEALTRKVQNFQGQWKPQGDRKRPGQRVFCSFCRRARSCFCPQRRDRPWRNGSLGRGWGRAEVVPRGPGIPATAE, from the exons ATGCCCACAGGGACCCCGAGATGCCTGCAGTGCTTGGCTCTCCCGCTGGCTGGCTGCCCACCTGGCTCAGGCCCAGTACTGC ACCCTGGTCACACCTGGGAGAGCAGGAGAGGACAGCATAGCACTTGCAGCAAGATGGATGTGGGCAGCAAAGAGGTCCTGATGGAAAGCCCGCCG GACTACTCCGCAGCTCCCCGGGGCCGATTTGGCATCCCCTGCTGCCCGGTGCACCTGAAACGCCTTCTcatcgtggtggtggtggtggtcctTGTCATTGTGGTGATTGTGGGAGCCCTGCTCATGGGTCTCCACATGAGCCAGAAACACACGGAGATG GTTCTGGAGATGAGCATCGGGGCTCCGGAAGCCCAGCAACACCTGGCCCTGAGTGGGCACCTGGGTACCACTGCCACCTTCTCCATTGGCTCCACTGGCCTCGTGGTGTATGACTACCAGCGG CTCCTGATCGCCTACAAGCCAGCCCCTGGCACCTGCTGCTACATCATGAAGACAGCTCCGGAGAGCATCCCCGGTCTTGAGGCTCTCACTAGAAAAGTCCAGAActtccag GGTCAGTGGAAGCCCCAAGGGGACAGGAAACGCCCTGGGCAAAGGGTCTTTTGCAGCTTTTGCAGACGGGCAAGAAGCTGCTTCTGCCCACAACGCAGGGACAGGCCCTGGAGAAATGGGAGTTTGGGGAGAGGATGGGGGCGGGCAGAGGTGGTGCCCCGGGGCCCGGGAATTCCTGCCACAGCAGAATAA
- the SFTPC gene encoding pulmonary surfactant-associated protein C isoform X2, with amino-acid sequence MDVGSKEVLMESPPDYSAAPRGRFGIPCCPVHLKRLLIVVVVVVLVIVVIVGALLMGLHMSQKHTEMVLEMSIGAPEAQQHLALSGHLGTTATFSIGSTGLVVYDYQRLLIAYKPAPGTCCYIMKTAPESIPGLEALTRKVQNFQAKPAVPTSKLDQVEGRDAGSAPSRGDSAFLGMAVSTLCGEVPLYYI; translated from the exons ATGGATGTGGGCAGCAAAGAGGTCCTGATGGAAAGCCCGCCG GACTACTCCGCAGCTCCCCGGGGCCGATTTGGCATCCCCTGCTGCCCGGTGCACCTGAAACGCCTTCTcatcgtggtggtggtggtggtcctTGTCATTGTGGTGATTGTGGGAGCCCTGCTCATGGGTCTCCACATGAGCCAGAAACACACGGAGATG GTTCTGGAGATGAGCATCGGGGCTCCGGAAGCCCAGCAACACCTGGCCCTGAGTGGGCACCTGGGTACCACTGCCACCTTCTCCATTGGCTCCACTGGCCTCGTGGTGTATGACTACCAGCGG CTCCTGATCGCCTACAAGCCAGCCCCTGGCACCTGCTGCTACATCATGAAGACAGCTCCGGAGAGCATCCCCGGTCTTGAGGCTCTCACTAGAAAAGTCCAGAActtccag GCCAAGCCCGCAGTGCCTACCTCTAAGCTGGACCAGGTGGAGGGGCGAGATGCAGGCTCAGCACCCTCCAGAGGGGACTCGGCCTTCCTGGGCATGGCCGTGAGCACCCTGTGTGGCGAGGTGCCGCTCTACTACATCTAG